In the Candidatus Bathyarchaeota archaeon genome, GTCGAAGAATCGAGTCTAGAGGCTCAGCGGGAAGTCTTGGGTATCTGAGATGACCTCCGCTATACTGCTCGATACCTCGTTTCTACTTCCCTCCTTCGGGGTAGATACTGGAGAAAGAATTAGACGTTGTTTAAGGTTCTTAGCTGAACATAGACGCGAAGCCAAGGTCTGTTATTCTAGATACAGTCTTTTAGAAGCCGTTTTCATTCTTTTAAGAATGCTGAGGCATGGCCGTCTAAAACCGGAAGAAGCTTTTACGATGGTTGAAGCAGGAGTCTCCACGGTTATCTATAGCCTCGAAGCGGTGAGTGAAACTCCGACGGTTTTCAGGGAAGCCTTAAAACTCTACGAAATGGGACATAAAGATCTATTTGATAATCTCCTCTACTCGGCGGCTGTGGCAAGTAGGGCGTACCTTCTAACAGTAGATGAGCAGCTTAGAGCCTTTATCCAAGAAAACAAGCTACAAGACATAACGTTAGACCCAGAAAACCTACTAAAGAAGCTCTCCTAGCCTCATATCGGGATCTTTCCGATGCGTCAGTTCTCAGAAAGTGGGTCAATAAATTTCAGAGCCCAGTTTCCCCAAGATATCTTGTTCAGAGCTAATAATTCCTTGTCGTGGGTATACATGATAGGTACTTTATTGACGATGAAGTTTGCGATTATCAAGGCGTCTCTACTACCTAAGCCGTGTTTACAGCTAGGTTCAACCCCACGATACACGTCCTCTTAGTCTGGTTGAAGAACAAGACATACGGATGTCGGATGATCATCTGAAGCCTCCTCTTAGCTTCCGAGGGAACCCACTTCTGACCATAGACGAGTGTATGATAGGTCTCATGAAGTATCGTCGGGTTGACGGCTACACGGTGCTCCGGAGATAGGTTAAGCAGAAGACCCTTAAGCCTTTCGTGCTCCGGATAGGCTGGGTCGAGTGAGTAGCATAGGATGTTTGTATCCAGCCCAACGAGCAATCAGGAAGACCTCCATATGGTCTTCATCCTTGACGGGGGGCAGTTCTCAGGCTCACCCGTCCTTAGAGGTACCGAGGCGATCACTTCCCTAAACTCCTTCAAGAAGTCAACCAACTCCCCAGGTCTCAATACGAAGCCATTTTCCGTCTTCTCTAGAATGACGATGTCGCCGACTTCTTCCCTAACCTCACGCGGAAGACGAATATGGCCCTTAGAGTCGACCTTCAACCTGAAGCGCATAGTCCCACTTACATAAGGTGGGACCTTAGATTTAAACCTTAAAGAATAACGTAAGTAATACGGTTGCTAAGTTCTTTCTCTCATGATCTTCTCGACCGCTTCTTCCAGTCTGACCTTGCGTCTAGGGTATTTATGGATCCATAGGTCCAGACCATCGTTAGGATATCTTGGGATCAAGTGTATATGGAAGTGGAAAACACTTTGCTGGGCATCCTTTCCGCTGGCATGCAAAATGTTAACGCCTGTTATGTTTAACTTTTCTCTATACGTTTTAGCGAGCATTTTTGAGACAGAGATTATTTCTTTCAAAATTTCATCAGGAATGTCGAAAATGCACACGTAATGTTTCTTTGGGATAATTAGAGTGTGTCCTAGACTAATGGGATTAACATCCAAAAAAGCAAGAACATCTTCGCTTTCATATACTTTTAAAGCCTTTACCTCGTTATTTACGATTTTGCAGAAAACACAATCTAGCTTCACGATAATTGTGGAGCGTTATCACTATTAAATAGTTTTTCTCCTGCGAGCATATTTTGGATGAAGCAAGCGGCTTCGAGGATCTACGGCTCTTTAGACGCAACGGTATAGAGGCTTTAACGGGTTATCTCTATGGGTTCGCCGTTTTTATCGGCTGAGGTGTAGCATGCTTCTACGAGCTTTACGGCTTTGTATGCGTCTTCGACCGTGACCGGAGGAGCTACGCCTTTATCTACCGCCTCGACGAAGAGGTCGTCTTCCTCCTTGAAGCCCCAGGCTACATGCTCCGGAAGCTTTGTAAACTGATGCACCTCGACGTTCGGGATATCCTCCTTACCCCATGCGAACGTGAGCCTGAGGCTCTCCTCTGTTATCGCCGAGCAGTGGTCCCCGTATACCTCGACCCTCTCGAACGGGTAGACCCACGACGCATGCCCGGCCGAGGTTATCGATAGGATCGTCCTCTCCTCGTTGGAGAACTCCATCATGATCACGAAGCCGTCTGGATGCGGGTATATGTTCCTCCTAGCCAGACACCGGACGGTCTTAGGCTCCCCTACGAGCCAACGGGATAGGTCCAGCATGTGTATCACACTGTCGTACAAGAAGCCTCCGGCGACCTCCCTGACCTTGGTCCACGGCGGCCTCTCCATCTCACCCCGAACCATCTTGATATCGACCACGAACGGTCTGAGACGCTTAGAATCCACAAGCCCCTTAAGCCTCTTGTAGACGGGCCAGAACCTCCTGTTGAAGCCCACCTGATAGATTAAACCCGCTTTCTCCACGGCGTTAACGAGCTTCTCAGCCTCCTCGAGGCTTATGGCGGGAGGCTTCTCAGAGAACACGTGCTTACCCGACTTCAAAGCAGCTATGGCTTGGACGACATGGAACTTAGGCGGAGAAGCTATGTAGACGGCTTCGACCTCAGGGTCTTTGAAAAGCCTCTCAGGAGACTCATAGAACTTGGGGATACCATACGCCTTCGCAAAGGATAACCCCTTAGACCTGACTACGTCCGCCAGCGCCACGACCTCGGCCTTGGGGTTCTCCTTGAGACAACGGACATGCATGTGAGAAGCCCAACCTGAACCCACGATCCCGATCTTCACGACCATACGGATTCGATAGATCATTATAGGTTATAGCTCATAAGGTTTCTCTAGAAAACGTGAAATTCTTCTCGTAGCAAGAGAAGAAAGGGAGTTAACAAGCTTAAGCTTAGGAGTCTTACTTGAGATTTTCCTCGAACCATTCGACCGTGTGGTTTATGACCTTCCACTGAAGCTCCCAGCGGCTGAACGTGTGGTCTGCACCCTCGACCATGAAGAGGCTCTTAGGCTCTCCAGCCGTTTTATACAGTCTCTCGGCGTGACTAGGCGGAACCACTTGGTCTTCGGTTCCGTGGACTATCAGAAGCGGCCGAGGCGAAATCTTCGAGACGGCCGATAAGACAGCGTGCTTCATAGAGTATGCCTCTGATACGAAGCCGTAACCTACACGGTAGCCAGAGGGAAGGTCTAGGTAACCCCTAGACGCGACCTCCTCAAGCCCCACACCGCTGAGGACCCCTTTAGCCACTTCTGAAAGGTCTGCAGGCGCGCTCCATGCAGCCACAGCCCTGATCCTATCGTCCTGAGAAGCCGTCAGTATGACGACCACCCCTCCTAGACTTAAACCAACCACACCGACCCTATCCTTCTCAACCTCATCGAGGTTTTCGACCCAGGATATAGCGGCTTTTAAGTCGCTAACCTCCCCCGAAACAGTCATCGACTGAAACAACCCCTCGCTCTCGCCAGACCCTCTGAAGTCGAAACGCAATGCTAAGAATCCATGTCTACAGAACGCCCTGGCTGCGTGGACGAAGAGCCGGTGAGCCTCGATCCGGTGACCTGTAAAGCCGTGGCAGAAGACCACGATCGGCGCAGGCGTCTCATCAGGAACATGGAGCATACCGACAAGCCGTTCCCCTTCGTTCACGAAAAACACAGGCTTCTCCTCCAACGTTCTAACACCTCCAGAAGCCTAATAGACACATGCAGATAAAAGCTTCTTCCTTCAAAGCACCGTTAGCTCTACTAATTTTCTATATTAATTAATGTAGTTATCTCTTAAACCGGCCTCGCTTAGGAGAAGCTCTTCCGACGGCTTGTCTTGGGGTGGGAGAAAATTTAAACCGTATAGCTGCGGCTTATCCGATCTAGAGACCTATGGGTAGGGTTTTAGGTGCGGGTATAATCGGTTGCGGAGGCATAGCTACGGCTCATGCCGAGGCCTATAGGAGGTCCAGCAGGGCCCGGCTCGTAGCGGTCTGCGATATAAGACGCGAGAGGGCTGTAGCCATGGCCGAGAGGTTCGGCGTCCCACGTTATTATACCAGCTTAGAAGAGTTTCTACGAGACCCTGAGCTGGAGGTTGTTAGCATATGCACGCCTCACCATCTTCACGCTTCGCAGACGGTAGCGGCGGCCGAGGCAGGTAAACATGTTCTATGCGAGAAGCCTATGGCCATAAGTCTGAGACAAGCCGATGAGATGATAGCGGCCTGTAGAGACAACGGTGTAAAGCTCGGTATAGTGTTTCAGCTCCGGTTCAACCCGCTTTACCGGAGGATCAAGGAGGCTTCAGACGGCGGAGGATTCGGTATACCTGTCCTAGCCGAGGCGATGGTGAAATGGTATAGGGAGGAGGCTAGATACTATTTCCGAGATGAGGTGGCTAAGTCGTGGAGGGGGAAGCGGGCCACCGAGGGAGGCGGGGCGTTGATAAACCAGGCGATCCACACGATAGACTTGCTGCAGTGGATCATGGGGCCCGTGGATTTTCTGTATGGAATATGCGACACTAGGACGCATCACATCGAGGTCGAGGACTTAGCGGTCTCGATCCTCAGGTTTAGAAGCGGGGCGTTAGGCTACATCGTCGGAAGTGTCTCCATAAAGCCTCAGGAAACATGTTTAAACATATACGGCTCTGAGGGGGCGGTATGCGTAAGAGACGGGAGGGTAACGGTCTGGACGGTCAAAGACGTGAAACCTCCGAGCGGGGAGGAGATGAAGACCAGCCTTACAGGGCATAACGCCGTGGTCGAAGACTTCCTCTCAGCCATAGTTGAGGATAGGGAACCCATGGTAACCGGTGAGGAGGGGCGTAAATCTCTGGAGATCGTGCTGGCGATCTACAGGGCTAGTATGAAGGAGGGGAAAGTCGTGTTTCCGCTGGCCGAGTAGACGAGGTTGAAAGGTGTTCTTCCTTGGTTTTAGCCGGTAAAATTTTCAGGCTTGTGGAGGACCTACCGTTATCGAGGATAGCGGAGAAGCTTAGGGGATACAGGGTCGAGGATGAGTTCGAGGAGGAGCCGTATAGGATTAAGCTGATAACGGAGGTCTTGGACCTGGCCGTAGGCTTCAACAGTTTGAGAGGGGTCTTAGCGTGGGATACCCTGCGTTTCACATACCATAGGGGTAACAGGATACCTGTCCCGAGAACCCTATACGTGACCTTCGCTTTCTTCAAGACAGCCGGCGGGACATTTCTCTTGGCGGTTGAGAGGAAGAGCATCGCCAACAGGGTTGCAAACCTGTTCAGCCAGCTACTCTTCATCTCCAAGGGATACATAGTTAACGTCTCTATAAGCCCCGAGAAGATGAGGGAGTATCATGAGAAAAACCCAGAAAGCACCAAGGTCATATTCTTTGACAGCCTACCCGTGCCGAACCTCGATAAGCTATCGCTATATGGGCCCGACCTTAGGCAGACAGACCTATATAGCCATTACCTGACGATGGGAAGCATCTGGTACCTGGTTACGGTGGCTAGAAGCTACGGGGTTACGATCGGGCTTACCAGAGACGGCGTCGTAGTGGCGTTCAGCAACATGGATAAAACGGACTTCATAAACATGGTCGCATCAGAGATCCTGCCCCTAGTAGGTTGACGATGGAGGATAAGCTTAATATAGAGCCTGGTTAAAACCTGTGATCTCGGTGGGGGCCGTAGTCTAGCCAGGCATGACGACAAACCCAGCCGGTTTAAGGCTGGGTTCGTTAAGGGCTCCAGATGCCGGAGAGCGACCAGGGTAAGACCCTAAACAGGGGATGATGAGGGTTCTGGAGCGCTAGGTGAAACCCGTCGGTCGCCGGTTCGAATCCGGCCGGCCCCACCACCTTCTAACGGGCTAAAGTCGTTAAGTTACTCGGCTGTTTCTTCTATGTCAAAACGTCTATACCAGACTTCTCGTATCAGAAGGTCTCTCACCGCGGACCTTATGGCCTCGGCTCTATTCGGGTAGTATCCGGCCTTAACGAGAACATCCAGGTCTCTAAGGTAAGTTTCAGGTAGGTGAACCGACACAAGCTTCATCATAGCATCCTCCCTTTAAGCCACCTATAGATAGCACATGTTTAGAAATAGCTATTGGTATTACGTGAATAATACGTTGTCTACGGAGGTATTTAAACGTCAGAGGGGGAGACCTCAAGGGATTTGAAAACTGTGTTTAAACAGCATACACTATACGACCGCTGTTTTAGAACGTTAAGGTCTAACTTGACTGCAATGTGGTGGCTAGGAGGAAGTTTCTATAGGCTTTCACAACTCTGACGTTTAACCTTTTACCTAAAAGATCCTCATGTGTCCGGAGGACTATCGGTTTATAAGAAAAGTTCCGGGCTATCCAGCTCCTAGGCTTCAGACCAGGCTCCTCGACCAAGACTTCTCCTACCCAGCCGACCCAGCTGAGGTTACGCTTATAGGATATCTCGGAGCATAGAGCGGTTAAACGTTTAACCCTCTCCTTGACGAGCTTAACAGGTAGGGGCTTAAGCTTGTAGGCTTCCGTTCCAGGTCTAGCCCCGAACTTCGAAACGTTGACGTGGTCCGGCTTCACACGCGCTATGAAGGCTAATGTCTCCTCGAAGTCCTCTTCAGACTCTGTTGGATAGCCGACTATAATGTCCGTCATAAGGGTTAGGTTCGGATATTTGGCTCTGAACCTCTGCATGACTTCCTCAGCCTCGGACGACGTATATCTCCTACGCATATCCCTAAGCACCTTGTCGCTTCCAGATTGGACAGGAATATGGGCGAACTTAAAGATCCTCTCATCGGAGTACATGTCGAGAAGCCTATCTAGAAACCTAGATAGATACAATGGATTCATCATCCCGACTCTAACCATGAAGTCCCCTTCGATGCTCAGGACCTTCTCGAGCAGATCTGCTAAGTCAGACCCTATGTCGAAGCCGTAGCATCCGTTATCCTGAGACGTCAGCCATATCTCTTTACAGCCCTGTCTTAGAGCCCTACGGACCTCCTCGACCACCATGTCAGGCGGATAGCTCCTAAGCCTTCCCCTAGCCAATTTAACCTGGCAGAAGCTGCAGTTCCCTAGACATCCCTGAGCTATCGGGACGATACCGACGGGGTATTTAAGCCTGAACCTAGGTTTACAGAGCTTAACCTCATCAGGTTCGGTAAGCTTGATGAATCGTTTACCCTTGACCGCTGCTTCCACAGCTTCTTCAATCCTCGTAACTGCTCTCGCTCCTAGGAGGGAGGCTTTGGGGTTTATACGCTCTATTATAGCCCTACCCGTAAGAGGCATACAGCCTGCGACTATAAGCGGTTTACCAAGGCTTGAGAGCACGGTTATCCGATGAATCATCCTGTGCTCAGTAGGCGTTTTAACCGTACAGGTCACTAGGATGTTTACGTCAGAGAGCTCCGGGTCGTTTACTACCTCATGGCCTCTACTCCTGAGTAGGCCTAGCATTATCTCGGCGTCGGCTACGTTGGCGCTACAGCCGTAAACCTCGAGATATACTTTAACCACTGTCTAACCCTAGAGAATTCCATCTAACGGTCTCTAATAAACTTCGAACCGTTTTACAGCATGAGGTAGAATAGACCTCTAGAAATCCTACGTTTTGGACACCGCTTAGGCTTGAAACCCTTATTAGTTAAAAGCTACTTGAACCCTTCTTAAGCGAGGAGCGTGTATAAGGTATGGGAAGACGTATTAAGATGTTTTCCATAATAGCGGTGCTTGCGTTAACTCTTGCGACGTTTTCGAGCTTAAACGCGGTAACATGTCAACCTCCATACGTCGAGCCTACGGGTAAGTGGCTTCTCCGACCAGGTAATAGCAGCGGCGTGATCGTTTTCAAGATATATCCCGACGACTACGTGGGCATAACCGGGACGTTCGAGACCAGTTTAGAAGGACATGAAGAGAATGTAAGCATCCCCAAGATGTGCATAAATATAACGAACAGACCTGTCGACGGGGAGATTAAACAAAGAGCCAACGGCTTCATAGAGATGCCTGACATCCCTGACCCTAAGGTCAAAGAAAC is a window encoding:
- a CDS encoding Gfo/Idh/MocA family oxidoreductase; translated protein: MGRVLGAGIIGCGGIATAHAEAYRRSSRARLVAVCDIRRERAVAMAERFGVPRYYTSLEEFLRDPELEVVSICTPHHLHASQTVAAAEAGKHVLCEKPMAISLRQADEMIAACRDNGVKLGIVFQLRFNPLYRRIKEASDGGGFGIPVLAEAMVKWYREEARYYFRDEVAKSWRGKRATEGGGALINQAIHTIDLLQWIMGPVDFLYGICDTRTHHIEVEDLAVSILRFRSGALGYIVGSVSIKPQETCLNIYGSEGAVCVRDGRVTVWTVKDVKPPSGEEMKTSLTGHNAVVEDFLSAIVEDREPMVTGEEGRKSLEIVLAIYRASMKEGKVVFPLAE
- a CDS encoding AbrB/MazE/SpoVT family DNA-binding domain-containing protein, with amino-acid sequence MRFRLKVDSKGHIRLPREVREEVGDIVILEKTENGFVLRPGELVDFLKEFREVIASVPLRTGEPENCPPSRMKTIWRSS
- a CDS encoding Gfo/Idh/MocA family oxidoreductase; translated protein: MVVKIGIVGSGWASHMHVRCLKENPKAEVVALADVVRSKGLSFAKAYGIPKFYESPERLFKDPEVEAVYIASPPKFHVVQAIAALKSGKHVFSEKPPAISLEEAEKLVNAVEKAGLIYQVGFNRRFWPVYKRLKGLVDSKRLRPFVVDIKMVRGEMERPPWTKVREVAGGFLYDSVIHMLDLSRWLVGEPKTVRCLARRNIYPHPDGFVIMMEFSNEERTILSITSAGHASWVYPFERVEVYGDHCSAITEESLRLTFAWGKEDIPNVEVHQFTKLPEHVAWGFKEEDDLFVEAVDKGVAPPVTVEDAYKAVKLVEACYTSADKNGEPIEITR
- a CDS encoding HIT family protein; its protein translation is MKLDCVFCKIVNNEVKALKVYESEDVLAFLDVNPISLGHTLIIPKKHYVCIFDIPDEILKEIISVSKMLAKTYREKLNITGVNILHASGKDAQQSVFHFHIHLIPRYPNDGLDLWIHKYPRRKVRLEEAVEKIMRERT
- a CDS encoding tRNA (N(6)-L-threonylcarbamoyladenosine(37)-C(2))-methylthiotransferase yields the protein MVKVYLEVYGCSANVADAEIMLGLLRSRGHEVVNDPELSDVNILVTCTVKTPTEHRMIHRITVLSSLGKPLIVAGCMPLTGRAIIERINPKASLLGARAVTRIEEAVEAAVKGKRFIKLTEPDEVKLCKPRFRLKYPVGIVPIAQGCLGNCSFCQVKLARGRLRSYPPDMVVEEVRRALRQGCKEIWLTSQDNGCYGFDIGSDLADLLEKVLSIEGDFMVRVGMMNPLYLSRFLDRLLDMYSDERIFKFAHIPVQSGSDKVLRDMRRRYTSSEAEEVMQRFRAKYPNLTLMTDIIVGYPTESEEDFEETLAFIARVKPDHVNVSKFGARPGTEAYKLKPLPVKLVKERVKRLTALCSEISYKRNLSWVGWVGEVLVEEPGLKPRSWIARNFSYKPIVLRTHEDLLGKRLNVRVVKAYRNFLLATTLQSS
- a CDS encoding type II toxin-antitoxin system ParD family antitoxin — encoded protein: MKLVSVHLPETYLRDLDVLVKAGYYPNRAEAIRSAVRDLLIREVWYRRFDIEETAE
- a CDS encoding PIN domain-containing protein — protein: MTSAILLDTSFLLPSFGVDTGERIRRCLRFLAEHRREAKVCYSRYSLLEAVFILLRMLRHGRLKPEEAFTMVEAGVSTVIYSLEAVSETPTVFREALKLYEMGHKDLFDNLLYSAAVASRAYLLTVDEQLRAFIQENKLQDITLDPENLLKKLS
- a CDS encoding alpha/beta hydrolase, with protein sequence MEEKPVFFVNEGERLVGMLHVPDETPAPIVVFCHGFTGHRIEAHRLFVHAARAFCRHGFLALRFDFRGSGESEGLFQSMTVSGEVSDLKAAISWVENLDEVEKDRVGVVGLSLGGVVVILTASQDDRIRAVAAWSAPADLSEVAKGVLSGVGLEEVASRGYLDLPSGYRVGYGFVSEAYSMKHAVLSAVSKISPRPLLIVHGTEDQVVPPSHAERLYKTAGEPKSLFMVEGADHTFSRWELQWKVINHTVEWFEENLK